In Sphingopyxis sp. FD7, a single window of DNA contains:
- a CDS encoding IS3 family transposase (programmed frameshift): MKPKSSNAKSPTKAPAERVVKDIRRATRRHFSAEDKIRIVLDGLRGEDSIAELCRKEGIAQSLYYTWSKEFMEAGKRRLAGDTARAATTGEVQDLRREARALKECVADLTLENRLLKKHDRGWGRRRMRYPASEKLEIIRIVEQSHLPAKRTLDQLGIARRTFYRWYDRFLEGGPEALEDRPSAPTRVWNRIGDDIQDQIVEMALDYSELSPRELAVRFTDEKRYFVSEATVYRLLKAHDLITSPAYVVIKAADQFHTKTTRPNEMWQTDFTYFKIIGWGWMYLSTVLDDFSRYIIAWKLCTNMRAEDVTDTLDMALAASGCDSATVLHKPRLLSDNGPSYIAGELAEYIEAQQMSHVRGAPCHPQTQGKIERWHQTLKNRILLENYFLPGDLEAQIEAFVEHYNNQRYHESLNNVTPADAYFGRAPAIIKQRERIKRQTIEYRRLQHRKLAA, translated from the exons ATGAAGCCCAAATCCTCCAATGCAAAATCGCCGACCAAGGCCCCTGCGGAGCGGGTGGTGAAGGACATCCGGCGTGCAACCCGCCGGCACTTCTCGGCCGAAGACAAGATCCGCATCGTGCTGGATGGCCTGCGCGGCGAGGACAGCATCGCCGAGCTGTGCCGCAAGGAAGGCATTGCCCAGAGCCTGTATTACACCTGGTCGAAGGAGTTCATGGAAGCCGGCAAGCGCCGCCTGGCCGGCGACACCGCCCGTGCCGCGACCACTGGCGAGGTGCAGGATCTGCGCCGCGAAGCCCGCGCCCTGAAGGAATGCGTTGCCGACCTGACCCTGGAGAACCGCCTGCTC AAAAAGCATGATCGCGGATGGGGGCGACGACGAATGAGGTATCCCGCCTCGGAGAAGCTCGAGATCATCCGGATCGTCGAGCAGTCGCACCTGCCCGCCAAACGCACGCTGGACCAGCTCGGCATCGCCCGTCGGACCTTCTACCGCTGGTATGACCGGTTCCTCGAAGGCGGCCCGGAGGCCTTGGAGGATCGGCCGTCGGCGCCGACCCGGGTGTGGAACCGCATCGGCGATGATATCCAGGACCAGATCGTCGAGATGGCCCTGGACTACAGCGAACTGTCACCGCGCGAGCTGGCGGTGCGGTTCACCGACGAGAAGCGCTACTTCGTGTCGGAAGCCACGGTTTACCGCCTGTTGAAGGCCCATGATCTGATCACCAGCCCGGCCTATGTCGTGATCAAGGCCGCCGATCAGTTCCACACCAAGACCACCCGGCCGAACGAGATGTGGCAAACCGACTTCACCTACTTCAAGATCATCGGGTGGGGCTGGATGTACCTGTCGACCGTGCTCGACGACTTCTCGCGCTACATCATCGCCTGGAAACTGTGCACCAACATGCGGGCCGAGGACGTCACCGACACGCTGGACATGGCGCTGGCTGCCTCGGGCTGCGACAGCGCCACCGTGCTGCACAAACCCAGGCTGCTCAGCGATAACGGTCCCAGCTACATCGCTGGCGAACTGGCTGAATACATCGAAGCTCAGCAGATGAGTCATGTGCGCGGTGCACCGTGCCACCCTCAGACCCAGGGCAAGATCGAGCGCTGGCACCAGACTCTGAAGAACCGCATCCTGCTGGAGAACTACTTCCTGCCCGGCGACCTCGAGGCCCAGATCGAAGCCTTCGTCGAGCACTACAACAATCAACGTTACCACGAGAGCCTGAACAACGTGACGCCCGCCGACGCCTACTTCGGCAGGGCACCAGCCATCATCAAACAGCGTGAAAGGATCAAACGACAGACCATCGAATATCGGCGCTTGCAACACCGCAAGCTCGCCGCTTAA
- a CDS encoding DNA cytosine methyltransferase, which produces MSGLRFIDLFAGLGGFHQALERFGHTCVFASELDPALADLYELNFGIRPHGDIREAFASVPAHDILCAGFPCQPFSKAGDQLGFDCPQWGDLFDYVLKILDTHKPAYLLIENVPNLIRHDEGKTWTKIKTRLESLDYTVDLGKLSPFMFGVPQVRERAIIVGARNGLDDFAWPEATHRLDQVSITSVLDKNPNDARPLGPRFIQYLETWQELLDALARDKELPSFPIWAMEFGATYPYRDQTPHAIGFGNIESFKGALGRSLNVRRQNIWHNSRRKLAECGPRQGLDFKRRACGVASADIRWSVV; this is translated from the coding sequence GTGAGCGGGCTGCGATTCATTGACCTCTTTGCAGGGCTTGGTGGCTTCCACCAAGCCCTTGAGCGTTTCGGTCACACCTGTGTGTTCGCGTCGGAACTCGACCCGGCCCTTGCCGATCTTTACGAGTTGAACTTCGGCATCCGCCCGCATGGCGACATCCGCGAAGCCTTCGCGTCGGTGCCAGCACACGACATTTTGTGCGCCGGATTCCCCTGCCAGCCGTTTTCCAAGGCTGGCGACCAACTCGGGTTCGATTGCCCCCAATGGGGCGACCTGTTCGATTACGTGCTCAAAATTCTCGACACGCATAAGCCCGCCTATCTGCTGATCGAGAACGTCCCCAACCTTATTCGTCATGACGAAGGCAAGACGTGGACCAAGATCAAAACCCGGCTGGAATCGCTCGATTACACCGTCGATCTCGGCAAGCTCTCGCCTTTCATGTTCGGTGTGCCGCAAGTGCGCGAGCGGGCCATCATCGTCGGTGCGCGCAATGGACTTGATGATTTCGCCTGGCCCGAGGCCACGCACCGGCTCGATCAGGTGTCCATCACCAGCGTGCTCGACAAGAACCCCAATGACGCGCGCCCGTTGGGACCGCGCTTCATCCAGTATCTCGAAACATGGCAGGAATTGCTCGACGCGCTTGCCCGCGACAAGGAGCTTCCCTCGTTCCCGATCTGGGCAATGGAGTTCGGGGCGACCTACCCGTACCGCGACCAGACGCCGCACGCGATCGGATTTGGCAACATCGAGAGCTTCAAGGGCGCACTCGGGCGCTCGCTCAATGTCCGTCGTCAGAACATTTGGCACAACTCGCGGCGTAAATTAGCGGAGTGCGGGCCTCGTCAGGGGCTGGATTTTAAGCGGCGAGCTTGCGGTGTTGCAAGCGCCGATATTCGATGGTCTGTCGTTTGA
- a CDS encoding Lrp/AsnC family transcriptional regulator, which produces MKNSRNAVDLDEFDRKILAILGRDGRITFTELALRVGLSKTPCQQRVKRLVDSGLITGFRAIVDPAKVGLDHVAFTEVKLSDTREEALKRFNAAVRQIPEVEECHMIASSFDYLLKVRTPDIRRYRIVLGEKISSLPHVASTSTFVAMETICESAR; this is translated from the coding sequence ATGAAAAATAGCCGTAATGCAGTCGATCTGGACGAGTTCGATCGAAAGATCCTGGCGATTCTGGGCCGCGACGGGCGGATCACCTTCACCGAGCTTGCGCTACGGGTCGGCCTGTCGAAAACGCCGTGCCAGCAGCGGGTGAAGCGCCTCGTCGACAGCGGGTTGATCACCGGCTTTCGCGCGATCGTCGATCCCGCCAAGGTCGGGCTCGACCATGTCGCCTTCACCGAGGTCAAGCTGTCGGACACGCGCGAGGAGGCGCTCAAACGGTTCAATGCTGCGGTGCGGCAGATTCCCGAAGTCGAGGAATGCCATATGATTGCCAGCAGCTTCGACTATCTGCTCAAGGTCCGCACCCCCGACATCCGCCGCTATCGCATCGTGCTCGGCGAAAAAATCTCGAGCCTCCCGCACGTCGCCAGCACTTCGACCTTCGTGGCGATGGAAACGATCTGCGAATCGGCCCGCTGA